ggcggcgggggcggcgggcgcggggggcgcgggggaCGCGTCGGGCGTCACGCGCCGGTAGCTGCGGTAGTGCTCCGTGGGCACCGGCACGCCCGACTGCTTGCCCTGCAACGCGAGTGCGTCGGAAGCGGTAAGGGTCGGTGAAGCGGCAcatgcatatttatttttggtaaacCTCACGCACCAGTTGTTATTtgcaatttgtatttttctgtacgcataaaaaaattataccaagTAAATGAACACATACCTTCGCAGTTTTAGAGTCATCTTTGGGCCTGGCTCTCGAGAAGAACCTCAGATACTTCCTGTCGAGGCTGGTGGCTGCCGCCTGGTTCACGTTCTCCTGCGACTCGCTCCGTCCGGCGCGATGCGTCAACTTCTTCAGGGAACCGAATTTCGACTTCTCCTTCTCCCTCTCCCTCTCCTTCTCCCTCTCCCTCTCGCGTTCGTTTCGCCTCTCGGAGGTTTCGTTGTCCGACTCCGTCTCCGAGTAATCGGTCTCCGAGAACTGCTTCGACAACTCCATCTGAAAACGTCTTACAATGAAACCGAGAACGAGCATCGTCATCGGCGTCATCTCCGAGCTCCGCTCACCGCGGACGTCAGCAGCGACGGCAGCAGCGTGGCGCGGTGGATGAGCTGTATCCACGCCAGCATGGCGTCGCGCGTATCGCACGCGAAGTAGAAGGCGACGCCCGTGTGGTACACCTTGAAGGCGTGCGCGCGGGACTTCACCTCGCCCGCCGCGCACACCGTGAACCCCTCCAGGTAGATCATGCAGTCGGCGCGCGAGCACTGCAACACGGGCGGGCGTCAGAGCGGGCGgaggcggcgcggcgcggcgcggggcGGGGCGGCGCCTACCTCGGGCGAGCGGTAGGCGTAGAGCAGGTTGTGCGCCAGCAGCAGGTGTCGCGCGGCCCAGCGCGGCTGCGGGCCGGCGCGCGAGCGCACGCGCTGCCACACGCGccccgccgcgccgcgcgccgacAGCGAGCGCGCCGACACGCTGCGCCGCTCTGCGGAACGGTGACGGATGATAATATAGCCCGTGAGTGtggtttacatttttaaaggcTTCCCTTCTGAGGCTTACGGACGTACCGACTGCTTTGTGATCACATTACGCGTCGCCTTCGTGACGAAATTACCTACTGAGGTTCCGATTTAGATTCCTTCACCGCTCCGTATGCACGGACGAGACACAACGATCCTTCAAACGCACTCACTGGCCAGGATGGAGTTCTTCTTCTTGAGACTGCGCGACTTGGAGGTGGGGAAGATGccgcgcgcggcgggcggcgcgggcgacGGCGTCGTGCTCGGGGACGCgaggggcgcgggcggcgcgggggaCGCGGCGCCGTCGGCCGCCAGCGCGTCGGCCGCGCCGTTGAGCGCCGGCATGGCGCGCCGCTCCGACACCACCAGCTGGATGTCCCGCTTGCTGATGGGCCGCAGCGACTGCAGCGACTGCGACGGCTGCGCGAGCGAGCGCGGCGCCTCGCGGGGCTCCCTGGGGGGCGCGTCCCGCGGGGGGGGCGGGGGCTCGCGCGGCGCCCGTTGCGTGTGCGAGGGACGCGGGGGAGGCTCGGGGGGAAACTCGGTCGGTCTGTATCGTTCGGTTATTCGTGGCTTGGGGTATCTGAAATCACGTGGTGGTATATGAATATAATCGAGTCttgaattatactaaaaaaccGAATTAGAATAAGGAAGTAatctatattgaaaaatttactTGACAGGAATCGGTATTTGATCGTCGCTACTCGTGTCGTCCGCCGAAACCTTCGTCGATGCCCTCGTCTCCTTTTTTTCGACCCTCCTGAATTCCCTCGACACCGTCCTCTCGTTCGCTTCGACTCGGTCGCTGAGCACCACGTTCACTGTCTCGACGATTTCCAGCTTGGAGTCCTCGTCGATCGGTCGAATATCCTCGTCGGTGAAAGCGTCCGTTCTCTCGTCGTCGACGTTAGCTCGTCGATTTCTCTGCTGAATCGCCTCCTCGATCTGCGAGCTCGACTTCTTGAAGTCGAGAATCTGTCCCGCCTTCTCCAGACGAGGTAGCGTCGGCCCCTCCGCGGTGGGCGTGGTCGGGGACTCCGGGATGGTCTGCGCCGCCAGCGGGCCGAGCTCCGACGACGGCTCGAAGTCGTACGCCGGCGTCGAGTGACTCTTGTCGAGTTTCCCGCGACCGGCCGCGGGGGGAGGAGTGGGCGACGGGGCGGGGAGCGGAGCGGCGAGCGGGACGGGCAGCGGAGCGGGCAACGGGCGCGGGACGCCCAGGCAGGTCCGCGGCCGAGGCGACAACTGGAGGCCGGTGCTGCACGACACCGCCTGAAACGATTTACAAAAATGAATACGTTTATTATCGGCGGTTCCGAACATTTCCCAAAACGCAGGGATTACCTTGTCGCGGCGGTAGAGGGTGGAGTCGTCGGGCTCGGGGCTGCCGCCGTGCGCCCAGCGCTGCTGCTGCAGCTCCCGCCAGAACTGTAAGAGAGGTCCGCGTTAGGTGGGTGCGGGAGTGCGGGGGTGCGCGGGTGCGCGGGCGCGGCACTCACCCGCTCGAgcgcgggcggcgggcgcggcggctgCTCGGCGCCGCACACGGAGTgtcgccgcgcgcgccgcgccgccggcTTGGGCGGGTACAGCCTGCGGACACACCACGCCGTGAGCGATCGGTATAATAATTGTGCACTTAATTTTCGTTTGCTCTCTTACTTACGTTCGATCTActgaatttacatatattacgttaaatttataaatattgtataggaTATATTCTATCTAAGGCCTGACTGAAAGACGACATTTTATAGTTGAATACGGTACGTTCGGTATTCGTATTCGCTGGTCACCTGTTGGCGTCGGGGTGCGTGGGCGAGGCGGGCGGCGACAGCTCGCTGTCGGACGACGAGGGGgagcgcggcgcgggcgcgggcgggggcggcggcgcgcgcgcggcgcggggGAACTCCAGCTCGTACCTGCGGGCACGGCGCGAACCGGGGCTGGAGGGTCGAAACAAACGACACATTGAACCAAATATAGGGAAGTCTTGAAAACCTGTGCAATCTGAGATGTGCGTGCAGGGGCGGCAGACGTGGCCTCGCGCGGGGCCGCGGCGCCCGCAGCGGGGGGGTCGGCAGCGCGGGGAGCGCGCGGGCCCCCCGGCGGCGCAGTCGCAGCTGCAGGTCGAGCCCGCTGCGCGCCGTCTGCGAGCACAGGCGCTCCACCGCCTCGCCGCTCCACCCGATCACGCACTTCCCGCCCACCTGCAGCACGATTACTACTGTATCGAATCGTTCGCCACCAAtggtcaataaaatttaacctaAATTCGTTATCAATTAGTTAATTTATCTTTGCTTAATACTAGCCACTGCTACCGAAAATTAGTCACCGTTTAGACCATCAAATCACTTTACCTACACAATTTACAAAACCAGGTTTAAGACAACACTG
This genomic stretch from Vanessa atalanta chromosome 5, ilVanAtal1.2, whole genome shotgun sequence harbors:
- the LOC125064431 gene encoding uncharacterized protein LOC125064431 isoform X1, which encodes MGTLNIAEWSPDQVAEWMSGLGPKVAQYVPELHKKGLNGEKLLTLRCDDLEYLGIHIIGHQELLLEAVEHLRNFHYEISRECVQQLALRVSSAAASLARALRHHVDARLETHSLADVARTVHAVKPLVCWLDRWPLGSGSPLAERKAALLKLSLEAATCAQRDRFAEQPARAVAAAAAAVAAVADYIIQDVSDPTILQPAWLGAVSLRQGERALGFEVVPSFCGHHQLAHIRFASPAHASGLVHEADEIVQVGGKCVIGWSGEAVERLCSQTARSGLDLQLRLRRRGARALPALPTPPLRAPRPRARPRLPPLHAHLRLHRYELEFPRAARAPPPPPAPAPRSPSSSDSELSPPASPTHPDANRLYPPKPAARRARRHSVCGAEQPPRPPPALERFWRELQQQRWAHGGSPEPDDSTLYRRDKAVSCSTGLQLSPRPRTCLGVPRPLPAPLPVPLAAPLPAPSPTPPPAAGRGKLDKSHSTPAYDFEPSSELGPLAAQTIPESPTTPTAEGPTLPRLEKAGQILDFKKSSSQIEEAIQQRNRRANVDDERTDAFTDEDIRPIDEDSKLEIVETVNVVLSDRVEANERTVSREFRRVEKKETRASTKVSADDTSSDDQIPIPVKYPKPRITERYRPTEFPPEPPPRPSHTQRAPREPPPPPRDAPPREPREAPRSLAQPSQSLQSLRPISKRDIQLVVSERRAMPALNGAADALAADGAASPAPPAPLASPSTTPSPAPPAARGIFPTSKSRSLKKKNSILAKRRSVSARSLSARGAAGRVWQRVRSRAGPQPRWAARHLLLAHNLLYAYRSPECSRADCMIYLEGFTVCAAGEVKSRAHAFKVYHTGVAFYFACDTRDAMLAWIQLIHRATLLPSLLTSAMELSKQFSETDYSETESDNETSERRNEREREREKEREREKEKSKFGSLKKLTHRAGRSESQENVNQAAATSLDRKYLRFFSRARPKDDSKTAKGKQSGVPVPTEHYRSYRRVTPDASPAPPAPAAPAAAPRAPPAPNKLPKPINYIHASNPNLLDFEKSDFVTKPTIQVPKPKVHKPDNFVGFVTLEEFMLKKQEEERRQAHCERAPPGAAGGAGGAGGAGGARELQRRLDRIVPDVIYGELSQRHDDGYEPVGPRAPRRVSADAHCGPAADVSTRTAGAGLVPVRSLRARVCVLQARADSPQTPPTPAAAESSGGVSRLRLMFGARRDLQRQESNRSEQYPHLQCPPTFQPETYSLSRPPRDAAPPAARARD
- the LOC125064431 gene encoding uncharacterized protein LOC125064431 isoform X2 gives rise to the protein MGTLNIAEWSPDQVAEWMSGLGPKVAQYVPELHKKGLNGEKLLTLRCDDLEYLGIHIIGHQELLLEAVEHLRNFHYEISRECVQQLALRVSSAAASLARALRHHVDARLETHSLADVARTVHAVKPLVCWLDRWPLGSGSPLAERKAALLKLSLEAATCAQRDRFAEQPARAVAAAAAAVAAVADYIIQDVSDPTILQPAWLGAVSLRQGERALGFEVVPSFCGHHQLAHIRFASPAHASGLVHEADEIVQVGGKCVIGWSGEAVERLCSQTARSGLDLQLRLRRRGARALPALPTPPLRAPRPRARPRLPPLHAHLRLHRYELEFPRAARAPPPPPAPAPRSPSSSDSELSPPASPTHPDANRLYPPKPAARRARRHSVCGAEQPPRPPPALERFWRELQQQRWAHGGSPEPDDSTLYRRDKAVSCSTGLQLSPRPRTCLGVPRPLPAPLPVPLAAPLPAPSPTPPPAAGRGKLDKSHSTPAYDFEPSSELGPLAAQTIPESPTTPTAEGPTLPRLEKAGQILDFKKSSSQIEEAIQQRNRRANVDDERTDAFTDEDIRPIDEDSKLEIVETVNVVLSDRVEANERTVSREFRRVEKKETRASTKVSADDTSSDDQIPIPVKYPKPRITERYRPTEFPPEPPPRPSHTQRAPREPPPPPRDAPPREPREAPRSLAQPSQSLQSLRPISKRDIQLVVSERRAMPALNGAADALAADGAASPAPPAPLASPSTTPSPAPPAARGIFPTSKSRSLKKKNSILAKRRSVSARSLSARGAAGRVWQRVRSRAGPQPRWAARHLLLAHNLLYAYRSPECSRADCMIYLEGFTVCAAGEVKSRAHAFKVYHTGVAFYFACDTRDAMLAWIQLIHRATLLPSLLTSAMELSKQFSETDYSETESDNETSERRNEREREREKEREREKEKSKFGSLKKLTHRAGRSESQENVNQAAATSLDRKYLRFFSRARPKDDSKTAKGKQSGVPVPTEHYRSYRRVTPDASPAPPAPAAPAAAPRAPPAPNKLPKPINYIHASNPNLLDFEKSDFVTKPTIQVPKPKVHKPDNFVGFVTLEEFMLKKQEEERRQAHCERAPPGAAGGAGGAGGAGGARELQRRLDRIVPDVIYGELSQRHDDGYEPVGPRAPRRVSADAHCGPAADARADSPQTPPTPAAAERLFLTFTIPSMK